One stretch of Candidatus Nitrosotenuis cloacae DNA includes these proteins:
- a CDS encoding phosphoadenylyl-sulfate reductase, protein MYTQEQIDKINLSLKTPEDALRWAYDTFGDKIAKASSFGPEDSVVTDMIIKVNPKARFFTLDTGRLNQETYDVMDAISKKYKINFEVMFPDTTQVEQMVRTKGINLFYDSVDNRKLCCEIRKVRPLNKILSTLDAWVTGLRKDQNENRSKAAMVEIDKLHGGIVKINPIIDWSWDQVLSYIKEKNLPYNKLLDQGYPSIGCEPCTRAIKPGEDLRAGRWWWESDTHKECGLHMDHKT, encoded by the coding sequence TTGTACACACAAGAACAAATTGACAAGATAAACCTCTCACTAAAAACGCCCGAGGACGCACTAAGATGGGCATATGATACATTTGGCGACAAAATAGCAAAAGCCTCAAGCTTTGGCCCAGAAGACAGCGTAGTTACAGACATGATAATCAAGGTAAACCCAAAGGCCAGATTCTTCACACTAGATACGGGCAGACTAAACCAGGAAACATATGATGTGATGGATGCAATATCTAAAAAATACAAGATCAACTTTGAGGTAATGTTCCCAGACACCACACAAGTAGAGCAAATGGTCCGCACAAAGGGCATCAATCTCTTCTATGACAGCGTAGATAACAGAAAGCTTTGCTGTGAAATACGAAAGGTACGACCGCTAAACAAGATTCTCTCAACCCTTGATGCTTGGGTCACTGGACTAAGAAAGGACCAAAACGAGAATCGCTCCAAGGCAGCAATGGTGGAAATTGATAAGCTTCACGGCGGAATAGTCAAGATAAATCCGATCATTGACTGGAGTTGGGACCAAGTACTATCATACATCAAGGAGAAAAACCTACCATACAACAAGTTGCTCGATCAGGGATACCCCAGCATCGGCTGTGAGCCATGCACCAGGGCAATCAAGCCGGGGGAGGATCTAAGAGCAGGAAGATGGTGGTGGGAATCTGATACACATAAAGAGTGTGGCCTACACATGGATCACAAGACATGA
- a CDS encoding aconitase X, which translates to MELTREEELALKGEFGETLQTAYRILVATGEATNAQKLVPIKWAHLSGVNYNTIGDAGEEFLSKLSQDAKVKVMTTVNPMGFDFDSVSRYNLSDEFILKQKSIADSYKKMGVIPSFSCIPYEIFDLPQKGTQVSFAESNAAIYANSIGNLKTNKESAFSALASALTGKSPYSDLRIDDTPNLTIQMKVQNPNELAFGMLGYFAGKIADNAVNLSGVSGMDRRKCKALCGGMGTSGRCGKFILGEQTGSEKIDFDKKEMQKIHDELNTADKGDIITLGSPQLGLSEMADLSMMLKGREFSKRCMVFCPRTVQEQARTLGYTNEIEHAGCEILSDCCTCLSPLIDKDEFDSVTTNSIKGAYYLNNSNGVGVNLKPLSQIISDETK; encoded by the coding sequence ATGGAGCTGACAAGGGAAGAAGAGCTTGCACTAAAGGGAGAGTTTGGAGAAACACTGCAAACTGCATACCGAATTTTGGTTGCAACAGGCGAGGCAACAAATGCACAAAAGCTGGTTCCAATCAAGTGGGCGCATCTTTCTGGCGTGAACTATAACACAATAGGTGATGCAGGAGAGGAATTTTTGTCCAAGCTATCACAGGATGCCAAAGTAAAGGTAATGACTACGGTAAACCCGATGGGGTTTGACTTTGATAGTGTTTCAAGGTATAATTTGTCTGATGAATTCATTCTAAAACAAAAAAGCATTGCGGACTCTTACAAAAAAATGGGAGTCATTCCATCTTTTTCCTGCATTCCATATGAAATATTTGATCTTCCGCAAAAAGGAACGCAGGTCTCATTTGCAGAATCCAATGCGGCAATCTATGCAAATTCAATTGGTAATCTTAAAACAAACAAGGAAAGCGCATTTTCCGCCCTTGCAAGTGCACTGACTGGCAAGAGCCCATACTCTGATCTGAGAATCGATGATACGCCAAACCTAACCATTCAAATGAAGGTGCAAAACCCGAACGAGCTTGCATTTGGGATGCTTGGATATTTTGCAGGCAAAATAGCAGACAATGCAGTAAATCTCTCCGGTGTGTCAGGCATGGATAGGCGCAAATGCAAGGCACTCTGTGGTGGAATGGGAACCTCTGGGAGATGTGGCAAGTTCATCCTAGGTGAGCAGACAGGCTCGGAAAAAATTGATTTTGATAAAAAAGAGATGCAAAAAATACACGATGAGCTAAACACTGCCGACAAGGGAGACATCATAACTCTGGGTAGCCCACAGCTTGGACTCTCAGAGATGGCAGACCTTTCCATGATGCTAAAGGGCAGAGAATTCTCAAAGCGTTGCATGGTTTTTTGCCCAAGAACAGTGCAAGAGCAGGCCAGAACCCTTGGATACACCAACGAAATAGAGCATGCTGGATGCGAGATACTATCTGATTGCTGCACGTGTCTTTCACCGCTAATTGACAAGGATGAATTTGATTCCGTTACGACAAATTCCATCAAGGGAGCATACTATCTGAACAACTCAAACGGCGTTGGCGTGAACCTAAAGCCACTATCACAAATCATATCTGATGAGACAAAATGA
- a CDS encoding TIGR00296 family protein — protein sequence MTRYDISDEDGKFLVSTARKIVTEFLRSGHKPRLDKDVESKLSFDVGIFVTLNSNDDLRGCIGFPLPKKLSQALPEAAIAAATEDPRFSPVEPHELDSITFEVTILTPPAEITVDDPQELLSKIKVGRDGLIIKQGYHSGLLLPQVPVEYGWSEEKFLEHTCQKAGLPSSCWKEKGTQVFSFEGIIFKEEKPNGMIIREKL from the coding sequence ATGACACGCTATGATATTTCAGATGAGGATGGCAAATTCCTAGTTTCTACTGCAAGAAAAATAGTTACAGAGTTTCTCAGGTCCGGTCATAAACCAAGACTAGACAAAGATGTGGAATCAAAATTATCATTTGATGTTGGGATTTTTGTCACACTAAACTCAAATGATGATCTTCGCGGTTGCATTGGATTTCCCCTGCCAAAAAAGCTATCCCAAGCACTGCCAGAGGCAGCAATTGCTGCAGCAACCGAGGATCCAAGGTTTTCTCCAGTAGAACCACACGAGCTTGACAGCATAACATTTGAGGTTACCATTCTTACTCCACCAGCTGAGATCACAGTTGATGATCCGCAAGAATTACTATCAAAAATCAAAGTAGGGCGGGACGGTCTGATCATAAAACAGGGGTATCACTCTGGTCTGCTCTTGCCTCAGGTACCAGTGGAATATGGATGGAGTGAGGAAAAATTCCTGGAACATACGTGTCAAAAGGCAGGCCTGCCCTCAAGCTGCTGGAAGGAAAAAGGCACTCAAGTATTTTCATTTGAGGGAATAATCTTCAAAGAAGAAAAACCAAACGGCATGATAATACGGGAAAAGCTATAG
- a CDS encoding endonuclease III domain-containing protein, with amino-acid sequence MERILSGMMDTMNSVKPPRMTALRELRESENGDPFAILIGTILSARTKDENTARVVKSLFLRYKTAKELAGAKVKNVEKIIHSIGFYHVKARRIIDVAKIIHAQYKGMVPKNMDQLISLPGVGRKTANCVLVYAFEKPAIPVDIHVHRISNRLGLVETKTPEQTEEELVSKIPKKYWLRINDTFVMYGQNICKPISPMCDVCKIKKFCKYYSTKRDV; translated from the coding sequence ATGGAGCGAATTCTTTCTGGCATGATGGATACGATGAATTCTGTCAAGCCACCAAGAATGACTGCACTAAGAGAGCTGCGCGAATCGGAAAATGGAGATCCATTTGCCATACTGATTGGAACAATTTTGTCTGCCAGAACAAAGGATGAGAACACTGCAAGGGTAGTGAAATCATTGTTTTTGCGCTACAAAACAGCAAAAGAGCTGGCAGGCGCCAAAGTAAAGAACGTTGAAAAAATAATCCACTCCATTGGGTTCTACCACGTAAAGGCAAGACGAATCATTGATGTTGCAAAGATAATTCACGCCCAATACAAGGGAATGGTGCCAAAAAATATGGATCAATTGATCAGTCTGCCAGGAGTTGGAAGAAAGACGGCAAACTGTGTTTTGGTTTATGCGTTTGAAAAGCCCGCCATCCCAGTTGACATTCATGTGCATCGAATATCAAATCGGTTGGGCCTGGTAGAGACAAAGACGCCAGAGCAGACAGAAGAAGAACTAGTATCAAAGATTCCAAAAAAATATTGGCTTCGAATCAATGACACGTTTGTCATGTATGGCCAAAACATCTGCAAGCCAATCTCTCCAATGTGTGACGTTTGTAAAATTAAAAAATTCTGTAAATATTATTCTACGAAGCGCGACGTTTAG
- the sat gene encoding sulfate adenylyltransferase, which translates to MNPIKAHGGKLVNRIAQKNTAGMFSISISEDLANDVENIADGIFSPLEGFLVKADFDGVISKGRLANDLPWTVPIVLNVDKETAQKAKDAGDVALKTTHGEFAVLHVEETYTFDKTKTSQAVYGTTDIAHPGVAKTNSMKEYLIGGKIDYTKRPGDDPIRKYRLTPTQTRQAFSDAGWKSIAAFQTRNPPHVAHEMLQKESFLSCDGVFVNPLIGKKKSGDFVDEVILESYIAMINNYYPKNRCSLATLHTEMRYAGPKEAIHHAIMRQNYGCTNIIIGRDHAGVGKYYSPFAAQEIFSDYPDLDIKPLFFPAFYYCKKCLAFTNERACPHSPDFHEQISGTKLRSIIDEGQSPSEYIMRPEVVKVIQSYKKPFVE; encoded by the coding sequence ATGAACCCAATCAAAGCACACGGCGGCAAGCTGGTAAATAGAATCGCACAAAAAAATACAGCCGGAATGTTTTCCATTTCTATTTCAGAAGATCTGGCAAACGATGTTGAAAATATAGCAGATGGAATCTTTAGCCCACTGGAAGGATTTCTGGTAAAAGCAGATTTTGATGGAGTCATATCCAAAGGAAGATTAGCAAACGATCTACCATGGACCGTACCTATTGTATTGAATGTGGACAAGGAAACTGCACAAAAGGCAAAGGACGCAGGCGATGTTGCACTAAAGACAACACACGGGGAATTTGCCGTACTACATGTGGAAGAGACATACACCTTTGATAAAACCAAGACATCCCAGGCAGTGTACGGCACAACCGATATAGCTCATCCGGGTGTTGCAAAGACCAATTCCATGAAGGAATATCTGATTGGCGGCAAAATTGACTATACCAAAAGGCCAGGAGACGATCCAATCCGAAAATACCGACTCACACCAACTCAGACAAGACAGGCATTCTCAGATGCCGGCTGGAAGAGCATAGCTGCATTTCAGACAAGAAATCCGCCACACGTAGCGCATGAAATGCTACAAAAGGAATCCTTTCTTTCATGTGATGGAGTTTTTGTAAATCCACTGATTGGCAAGAAAAAATCTGGTGACTTTGTCGATGAAGTAATACTAGAATCATACATTGCCATGATTAACAACTATTATCCAAAAAATAGGTGCTCACTAGCTACCCTGCACACCGAGATGCGCTATGCAGGACCAAAGGAGGCAATCCACCACGCAATAATGAGACAAAACTATGGTTGCACCAATATCATAATAGGTCGAGATCATGCAGGGGTTGGAAAATATTATTCACCATTTGCCGCACAAGAAATTTTCTCTGACTATCCAGATCTAGACATCAAGCCATTGTTTTTCCCGGCATTTTATTACTGTAAAAAATGCCTTGCATTTACAAACGAGCGAGCATGTCCACACTCACCAGACTTTCATGAACAAATTAGCGGAACCAAGCTTCGATCCATTATTGATGAGGGCCAGTCTCCATCAGAATACATCATGAGGCCCGAAGTAGTCAAGGTAATCCAGTCATACAAAAAACCGTTTGTAGAATGA
- a CDS encoding glycosyl transferase yields MKKIGQFIYSWGNGHYSRMMSLNEELPNFIKEYEAHFSSKEEIYQKLLKRFPQENVHEMLMPTPIDGKYGPDVFLSMVNTLLPIKGHPSVVSQVTSYLRKERQLFDSQKFDLVINDGDMGPNILAKNRNIPSIFITNQFRPRLWKSRFYFYPGVLFVAKQIAKATKIIVADSPPPYTICEYNLNFPEKIKKKVIYAGHFASDKKITRTKTDLEQLISGNKFGYWMRTGNKSTNSITGRKYEDAFRTEQMKNEKRIISHATADPSIDSVKGKDGKNYSISEALEKKIDWIQIDVGFLSESEKESTLEQCDYAVINGSHTVMGEIIGIKGKPIIGIPVYDEQTNQIQWVQEHGLGVSAKKTKQVVSAITHLRTNYNNFEESIKQFQANFVANGARTTAKLAAEMLESR; encoded by the coding sequence GTGAAAAAGATAGGCCAGTTCATCTATTCGTGGGGAAACGGACACTATTCCCGAATGATGTCACTAAATGAGGAGCTTCCCAACTTTATCAAAGAATATGAGGCTCACTTTTCCAGCAAGGAAGAGATTTACCAAAAACTACTCAAAAGATTCCCCCAAGAAAACGTCCACGAAATGCTCATGCCTACACCAATTGACGGAAAATATGGTCCTGATGTGTTCTTGTCAATGGTAAACACGCTATTGCCGATAAAGGGCCATCCATCGGTGGTCAGCCAAGTTACTAGCTATTTGAGAAAAGAGCGCCAACTGTTTGATTCACAGAAATTTGATCTGGTCATTAATGATGGCGATATGGGCCCAAACATTTTGGCAAAAAACAGAAACATTCCATCAATATTCATCACAAACCAGTTCAGGCCAAGACTTTGGAAGTCAAGATTTTACTTTTATCCTGGAGTGTTATTTGTTGCAAAACAGATTGCCAAGGCAACAAAAATCATAGTTGCAGATTCCCCACCTCCATATACCATATGTGAATATAATCTGAATTTTCCAGAAAAAATAAAGAAAAAAGTAATCTATGCCGGACATTTTGCATCGGACAAAAAAATAACTCGTACAAAAACAGATCTTGAGCAATTAATCAGTGGGAACAAGTTTGGCTATTGGATGCGAACCGGCAACAAGTCTACAAACAGCATTACTGGCAGAAAGTACGAAGATGCATTCAGAACAGAGCAAATGAAAAACGAAAAGCGAATCATCTCTCATGCCACGGCAGATCCATCAATTGATAGTGTAAAAGGAAAGGACGGCAAAAACTATTCCATCTCAGAGGCACTAGAAAAGAAAATCGACTGGATTCAGATTGATGTTGGATTTTTATCAGAGTCTGAAAAGGAAAGCACACTAGAACAGTGTGACTATGCCGTGATCAATGGATCCCACACAGTAATGGGTGAGATAATTGGTATCAAGGGCAAGCCAATCATTGGCATTCCCGTATATGATGAGCAGACAAACCAGATCCAGTGGGTGCAAGAGCACGGACTGGGAGTTTCTGCAAAAAAGACAAAGCAGGTCGTCTCTGCAATAACACATCTAAGGACAAACTACAACAATTTTGAGGAATCCATAAAACAATTCCAAGCTAATTTTGTTGCAAATGGTGCTAGGACTACTGCCAAGCTAGCTGCAGAAATGCTCGAGTCAAGATAA
- a CDS encoding Mut7-C RNAse domain-containing protein: MLGTIAKKLRMLGFDTHYYNTINDDDLITSAKKENRIIITKDYILVAKAANQDIPTIQIFTITEKEQLVEITRKMSWKKLTLDNPRCSICNGILQKTSKQDIIGIIPPKVAESVQEFWQCDKCSHIYWVGTHIRNLERLIAEINDTL, translated from the coding sequence ATGCTTGGAACGATTGCAAAAAAGCTTCGAATGCTTGGATTTGACACGCATTATTATAACACAATCAACGATGATGATCTTATCACATCTGCCAAAAAAGAAAATAGAATCATAATAACAAAGGATTACATTCTTGTAGCCAAGGCCGCAAACCAAGACATACCAACAATTCAGATTTTCACCATTACCGAAAAGGAACAACTAGTAGAGATTACACGTAAGATGAGCTGGAAAAAGCTAACATTGGACAATCCCAGATGTTCCATATGTAATGGTATATTGCAAAAAACATCAAAACAAGATATAATTGGAATTATTCCGCCAAAAGTAGCCGAGTCTGTGCAAGAGTTTTGGCAATGCGATAAATGCTCTCACATCTATTGGGTGGGAACTCATATTAGAAACTTGGAAAGATTAATCGCAGAAATCAATGACACGCTATGA
- a CDS encoding lysylphosphatidylglycerol synthase transmembrane domain-containing protein gives MKWRIVAFAASLIPFLIIAISFDVKPEDVFAVGIINFVAAFAAMMGKLFLQGIKFHYIIGVFHGKIESLWRTIFVRIGSEFVTMTTPMFVGGEVVRIYWMNKRGMPTSKASWLGIFEIVTEVLAASALSLIAGVVAIVSGHIVIGVIVLGTTIPVVGLWSGLFLLTAKRDFQVPKFCVNLVLKFRKEKGQQYLDKTNQWMTDICAMTRQNIRAPHAKKAFVISFLISLLSWLVFGISFMLISFGSEQTVTAIESILAVMAGNAIGNMPITVGGSGLVEFGTWAYLSHLDEFKLELPSDSVEWDSIIAWRIATYQLPIPIAWFLLMKMALRKYQKPAE, from the coding sequence ATGAAATGGCGAATTGTTGCATTTGCAGCTAGCCTTATTCCGTTTCTAATAATTGCAATATCCTTTGATGTAAAGCCAGAAGATGTTTTCGCAGTTGGAATCATAAATTTTGTTGCCGCATTTGCCGCAATGATGGGAAAACTATTCCTGCAGGGAATAAAATTCCACTACATCATAGGCGTCTTTCATGGAAAGATAGAGTCGCTTTGGAGGACAATTTTTGTGCGAATTGGATCCGAGTTTGTAACCATGACCACACCAATGTTTGTTGGAGGCGAAGTGGTTCGAATCTATTGGATGAACAAGCGCGGCATGCCGACATCAAAGGCATCTTGGCTTGGAATATTTGAGATTGTAACAGAGGTTTTGGCAGCCAGTGCTTTATCCCTGATTGCAGGTGTTGTTGCCATTGTAAGCGGGCATATCGTAATTGGTGTAATTGTTCTTGGTACTACAATACCTGTTGTAGGATTGTGGTCCGGCTTGTTCCTTTTGACTGCCAAGCGAGACTTTCAGGTTCCCAAGTTTTGTGTAAATTTAGTATTAAAGTTCCGCAAGGAAAAGGGTCAGCAATATTTGGACAAGACAAACCAATGGATGACTGACATTTGTGCAATGACTAGGCAAAACATTCGCGCCCCACACGCCAAAAAGGCATTTGTAATATCATTTTTGATCTCATTATTATCATGGTTAGTCTTTGGAATTTCTTTCATGCTAATTTCATTTGGAAGCGAACAAACCGTAACTGCAATAGAATCAATTTTGGCTGTGATGGCAGGAAACGCAATTGGTAACATGCCAATTACGGTCGGAGGATCAGGTCTTGTAGAATTTGGTACATGGGCGTATCTTTCACACCTAGATGAATTCAAGCTCGAGTTGCCCAGTGATAGCGTAGAGTGGGACAGCATCATTGCGTGGAGAATTGCAACGTACCAGCTGCCAATTCCGATTGCATGGTTTTTGCTAATGAAGATGGCATTACGAAAATATCAAAAGCCAGCCGAATAG
- a CDS encoding aconitase X swivel domain-containing protein: MKVIVSGRAQGKILKTNTPINFLGTVDKKTGTIHDSKHDLYNIPMKDSILVFPNGVGSSVGAYTIYSIKSNYSAPSAMICKKVDLTVASGCALANIPLVIATDQEYDKLQNGTNLILDTDSGML, translated from the coding sequence ATGAAAGTTATAGTTTCAGGAAGAGCACAAGGCAAAATACTAAAAACAAACACGCCGATTAATTTTCTGGGAACTGTCGACAAAAAAACTGGAACCATCCATGACTCAAAGCACGACTTGTATAACATACCAATGAAGGATTCCATCCTTGTTTTTCCAAACGGAGTTGGAAGCAGTGTCGGTGCATACACGATTTATTCAATAAAATCAAACTATTCTGCGCCGTCTGCGATGATCTGCAAAAAAGTTGATCTCACAGTTGCATCTGGGTGTGCACTAGCAAACATACCACTAGTGATTGCGACTGATCAGGAATATGATAAATTGCAAAATGGAACCAATCTAATACTGGATACTGATTCTGGTATGCTATAG
- a CDS encoding thiamine biosynthesis protein, translating into MNELAFVVVFPSIFAKNKKTLLVSNIKKILKIQNQQYSKITTDDDLIIIDANDPVFASSAINLLFGIEQVSIARRVENKFNIVVSSIGKIGANLLLKGETFYVKVEGRASGYLPKDVEIAGTSSLIDKVVDMECRPGTEQKHDKLIHCYLTEKNAYVSIFLEKGHGGIPYNSQEQQVLCCVYDEISAISCLEVIKQGFDVRIVVCYNTDSNLMELVKITNRIIPRMLSQNVTLDFIKIPIKQDTARTIQQKTLLVTEILCKMAKKLHIGKIGLSLSPLAFPAWLIEQNLNIIVKNKLTPWIVLAGLDHSIIETAKEIGLGKYLHKIEKFGALKFTQAKIDQTSMAQSAIKTHQSITIKLGPNNIHDILDSIKH; encoded by the coding sequence ATGAACGAGCTTGCATTCGTGGTTGTTTTTCCGTCAATTTTTGCCAAAAACAAGAAGACTCTGCTAGTATCAAACATCAAAAAAATTCTAAAAATTCAGAATCAGCAATATAGCAAAATTACGACAGACGATGATCTCATAATAATAGATGCAAACGATCCTGTCTTTGCATCATCTGCTATCAATCTGTTATTTGGGATAGAACAGGTCTCTATCGCCAGACGAGTTGAGAACAAGTTCAATATCGTGGTTTCATCAATTGGAAAGATTGGCGCCAACCTTTTGCTAAAAGGAGAAACATTTTATGTCAAAGTGGAGGGCCGTGCCTCTGGTTATTTGCCAAAAGATGTAGAGATTGCTGGCACCTCATCACTGATTGATAAAGTAGTTGACATGGAGTGCAGGCCAGGCACCGAGCAAAAACATGACAAGCTGATTCATTGTTATTTGACTGAGAAAAATGCATATGTTTCCATATTTTTGGAAAAAGGCCATGGTGGAATTCCGTACAATTCACAGGAACAACAAGTCTTGTGTTGTGTGTATGATGAGATATCTGCAATATCATGCCTTGAGGTAATCAAACAGGGATTTGATGTCAGGATTGTGGTTTGCTATAATACGGATTCAAATTTGATGGAGCTAGTCAAGATCACAAATAGAATAATTCCAAGAATGCTAAGCCAAAATGTCACACTAGACTTTATTAAAATACCAATCAAACAAGACACTGCAAGGACAATTCAACAAAAGACCCTGCTTGTAACTGAAATCTTGTGCAAGATGGCAAAAAAGCTGCACATTGGCAAAATCGGCCTTTCACTATCTCCGCTTGCATTTCCTGCCTGGCTAATTGAGCAAAACCTGAATATCATAGTAAAAAACAAGCTCACACCATGGATTGTACTTGCAGGCCTGGACCACTCCATAATAGAGACTGCAAAGGAGATAGGCCTTGGCAAATATCTGCACAAAATAGAAAAATTTGGGGCATTAAAATTCACGCAGGCAAAAATTGATCAAACCAGCATGGCGCAAAGTGCGATAAAGACTCATCAGTCCATAACGATAAAGCTGGGCCCAAATAACATTCATGACATTTTGGATTCCATAAAGCACTGA
- a CDS encoding SDR family oxidoreductase, which produces MPLKDKIVVITGASSGIGKAAAIEFAKKGAKLAIISRRKEKLEELQKSLAQFSTEVLVCPCDVSDKESVKKMSDAVLEKFGKIDILVNNAGFAIYGTVANLTIEQIESQMQTNYFGMIYCTKNFLPILQQQNSGHIVNVASVAASFGLPGIAPYCASKFAMLGFSEGLKHELRGTKIGVTVVSPIMVRTNFFDHESFAKMPKYSPTSLDPKTVANAIIRASESSRLEIIVPGIVRIGVWLKHTIPFVINPIMGAAFRKLQK; this is translated from the coding sequence ATGCCACTCAAAGACAAAATAGTTGTCATAACTGGCGCATCAAGTGGAATTGGCAAGGCAGCTGCCATTGAATTTGCAAAAAAAGGTGCAAAGCTAGCCATAATCTCCAGAAGAAAGGAAAAGCTAGAAGAACTACAAAAATCACTTGCACAGTTCAGCACAGAAGTCTTGGTCTGTCCATGTGATGTATCTGATAAAGAGTCTGTCAAAAAAATGTCTGATGCAGTTTTAGAAAAGTTTGGCAAAATAGACATTTTGGTAAACAATGCGGGATTTGCCATTTATGGTACAGTAGCAAACCTTACCATTGAGCAAATTGAATCACAAATGCAGACTAATTATTTTGGCATGATATATTGCACAAAAAACTTTCTTCCCATATTACAACAACAAAACTCTGGACACATCGTAAATGTGGCATCCGTTGCAGCCTCCTTTGGCTTGCCGGGAATTGCTCCATACTGCGCATCAAAGTTTGCCATGCTTGGCTTTTCTGAAGGACTAAAGCACGAGCTAAGGGGCACAAAGATTGGAGTGACTGTTGTTAGTCCCATTATGGTTAGAACTAATTTCTTTGATCACGAATCTTTCGCAAAAATGCCGAAATATTCACCAACATCACTTGATCCAAAAACTGTGGCAAATGCAATCATTAGGGCATCAGAGTCATCACGCCTTGAAATCATAGTGCCAGGTATAGTGCGAATTGGAGTCTGGCTCAAGCACACCATTCCATTTGTGATAAATCCTATAATGGGTGCGGCATTTAGAAAACTGCAAAAATAG